In Brachyspira sp. SAP_772, the DNA window ATATCAAATATTCTTCGGATATGGTAAAAACTTATCGTATCTTAGCTTGCAATATAAGATGGATATTATTAGCACTTATAAAATTTACAGCACTATTACCGTAGAAGAAAATGAGATAAACAGAAAAAAATTAGAAGATAATCTTAATGATGATGTTGTAGTTGATACTGTTCCTGAAGGGTTAGTAATTAGACTTGGAGAGATTTTATTTGATACAGATTCTTATACACTAAAAGAAGRTGCTAAAGACACTGTTGATAATATTATAAATGCTATTAAACAAACTTATCCAGACAGGGAAATAATAGTTGAGGGRCATACTGATAATACAGGAGAAGCAAATTACAATCAAGCCCTAKCAGAAAAAAGAGCAAAAAC includes these proteins:
- a CDS encoding OmpA family protein, which translates into the protein YQIFFGYGKNLSYLSLQYKMDIISTYKIYSTITVEENEINRKKLEDNLNDDVVVDTVPEGLVIRLGEILFDTDSYTLKEXAKDTVDNIINAIKQTYPDREIIVEGHTDNTGEANYNQALXEKRAKTVADYILPKIEHDKLSYRGFGDKEPIASNDNPDGRQKNRRVDIIIKLR